The Polaribacter tangerinus genome has a segment encoding these proteins:
- a CDS encoding Mrp/NBP35 family ATP-binding protein, translating to MSFTKKDIYTALETITAPGEGKSLIENKNVTNVVVFGDEVEVDVAIQNPTLQAKKKIESEISKAIKAQINTALTVKVNVTVVKPAQKENPNQIRGKEIPNIKNIIAIASGKGGVGKSTITANTAITLAKMGFRVGVLDADIYGPSQHIMFDVEKAKPLSVNVEGRSKMKPVENYGVKLLSLGFFTNPDQAVIWRGPMASKALNQLIFDADWGELDFLLLDLPPGTGDVHLSIVQALPISGAVVISTPQNIALADAKKGVAMFQQENIKVPVLGIVENMAFFTPEELPNNKYYIFGKDGAKNLASDIHTKFLGEVPLVQSIRESGDVGHPVALQNGTVLEAAFQDITKEMLSELLKRNENLPPTEVVRITTMSGCSAVKK from the coding sequence ATGAGTTTTACAAAAAAAGATATATATACTGCATTAGAAACTATTACTGCTCCGGGCGAAGGAAAGAGTTTAATAGAAAATAAGAATGTAACTAATGTAGTAGTTTTTGGAGACGAGGTAGAGGTAGATGTTGCTATTCAAAATCCTACTTTGCAAGCAAAGAAAAAAATTGAGTCAGAAATTTCTAAAGCTATAAAAGCTCAAATAAACACCGCTTTAACCGTAAAAGTAAACGTAACAGTTGTTAAGCCAGCGCAAAAAGAGAATCCGAACCAAATTCGAGGTAAAGAAATTCCGAATATTAAAAATATTATTGCCATTGCTTCTGGTAAAGGTGGAGTTGGAAAATCTACAATAACAGCAAACACTGCTATTACATTAGCAAAAATGGGCTTTCGAGTAGGTGTTTTAGATGCAGATATTTACGGACCTTCACAGCATATTATGTTTGATGTAGAAAAAGCAAAACCTTTGTCTGTAAATGTTGAGGGTCGTTCTAAGATGAAGCCTGTAGAAAATTACGGAGTAAAATTATTGTCTTTAGGTTTTTTTACCAATCCAGATCAAGCCGTAATTTGGAGAGGCCCAATGGCTTCAAAAGCATTAAATCAGCTTATTTTTGATGCAGATTGGGGCGAGTTAGACTTTTTACTGTTAGATTTACCACCAGGTACAGGAGATGTTCATTTGTCTATAGTACAAGCATTGCCAATAAGTGGTGCAGTAGTAATTAGTACACCACAAAATATTGCTTTAGCAGATGCTAAAAAAGGAGTAGCAATGTTTCAACAAGAAAATATTAAGGTACCTGTTTTAGGCATTGTAGAAAATATGGCATTTTTTACTCCAGAAGAATTGCCTAACAATAAATATTATATATTTGGAAAAGATGGTGCTAAGAATTTAGCATCAGATATTCATACCAAATTTTTAGGTGAAGTACCATTGGTACAAAGTATTAGAGAGTCTGGTGATGTTGGTCATCCAGTAGCTTTGCAAAACGGAACAGTTTTAGAAGCTGCTTTTCAAGATATAACAAAAGAAATGCTTTCTGAATTGTTAAAGCGAAATGAAAATTTACCACCCACAGAAGTAGTTAGAATTACAACTATGAGCGGTTGTAGTGCAGTTAAAAAATAA
- a CDS encoding NifU family protein, which produces MTAEETINNVEKALEEIRPFLMSDGGNIRLLSVENSVVKVQLEGACTGCSVNQMTLKNGVEATIKKYAPQITEVINVA; this is translated from the coding sequence ATGACAGCAGAAGAAACAATAAATAATGTAGAAAAAGCACTAGAAGAAATTCGTCCATTTTTAATGAGTGATGGCGGAAACATCAGGCTTTTATCCGTAGAAAATTCTGTAGTAAAAGTGCAACTAGAGGGAGCTTGTACAGGATGTTCTGTAAACCAAATGACTTTAAAGAATGGTGTAGAAGCAACAATAAAAAAGTATGCACCACAAATTACAGAAGTAATAAATGTAGCATAA
- a CDS encoding NAD(P)/FAD-dependent oxidoreductase, whose protein sequence is MITTDILIIGAGPTGLFTVFEAGLLKLRCHLIDALPQPGGQCSEIYPKKPIYDIPAYPEILAGDLTDKLMEQIKQFEPGFTLGERAETIEKQADETFIVTTNKGTKHHAKIVAIAGGLGSFEPRKPPIPNIANFEDNGVEYIIRDPEFYRNKKVVISGGGDSALDWSIFLTDVASSVTLIHRRNEFRGALDSVEKVQELKNEGKINLITPAEVKGIIGIDKVTGVSVVHNGSEEFTIETDHFIPLFGLSPKLGPIANWGLEIEKNAIKVNNALDYQTNIPGIYAIGDVNTYPGKLKLILCGFHEATLMCQSAYQRIFPDKKYVMKYTTVGGVDGFDGTRKEAPKAVVKKIE, encoded by the coding sequence ATGATTACCACAGATATTTTAATTATTGGTGCTGGACCCACAGGATTATTTACCGTTTTTGAAGCTGGTTTATTAAAACTTCGCTGTCATTTAATAGATGCTCTACCACAGCCGGGTGGTCAGTGTTCGGAAATTTATCCTAAAAAACCAATTTATGATATACCCGCATATCCAGAAATTTTAGCAGGCGATTTAACCGATAAATTAATGGAGCAAATAAAACAGTTCGAGCCTGGTTTTACGCTAGGCGAGCGTGCAGAAACTATAGAAAAACAAGCTGATGAAACATTTATTGTAACTACCAATAAAGGTACAAAACATCATGCAAAAATAGTTGCTATAGCTGGCGGATTGGGTTCTTTTGAGCCAAGAAAGCCACCCATACCAAATATTGCCAATTTCGAAGATAACGGCGTCGAGTACATTATTAGAGACCCAGAATTTTATCGAAATAAAAAAGTAGTTATTTCTGGTGGTGGAGATTCGGCATTAGATTGGTCTATATTTCTTACAGACGTTGCTTCTTCTGTTACTTTAATACACAGAAGAAACGAATTTAGAGGTGCTTTAGACTCTGTTGAAAAAGTACAAGAATTAAAAAATGAAGGCAAAATTAATTTAATTACTCCTGCAGAAGTTAAAGGAATTATAGGTATAGATAAAGTTACTGGGGTTTCGGTTGTGCACAACGGAAGTGAAGAATTTACTATAGAAACCGATCATTTTATCCCTTTATTCGGCCTTTCTCCAAAACTCGGCCCCATAGCAAATTGGGGTTTAGAAATAGAAAAAAATGCTATAAAAGTAAATAATGCACTAGACTATCAAACCAATATTCCAGGTATTTACGCCATTGGTGATGTAAATACGTATCCTGGGAAATTAAAATTAATTTTATGTGGTTTTCATGAAGCAACTTTAATGTGTCAAAGTGCATATCAACGTATTTTTCCTGATAAAAAATATGTAATGAAGTACACTACTGTTGGAGGTGTAGATGGTTTTGATGGCACTAGAAAAGAGGCCCCAAAAGCAGTTGTTAAAAAAATTGAATAA
- a CDS encoding ferritin, translated as MKTAIRRQMTIHTEVMDLLNEQIALEMHASAAYLAMASWCDQRELVNSKAFFYKQAEEERGHAMKIFEFINEAGGAAISPAVPVVNNEFESLRAIFETSLDQEIHVTQSIYKCFKKARSVDDFASEVFLQWFVSEQVEEEDTVRSILDIFDLMGDMPLKMIDERLPTA; from the coding sequence ATGAAAACAGCCATTAGAAGACAAATGACAATTCATACAGAAGTTATGGATTTGTTAAATGAACAAATAGCATTAGAAATGCATGCATCTGCAGCTTATTTAGCAATGGCATCTTGGTGCGACCAAAGAGAGTTGGTAAATAGCAAAGCATTTTTTTACAAACAAGCAGAGGAAGAAAGAGGGCACGCAATGAAAATTTTCGAGTTTATAAATGAAGCTGGTGGTGCAGCAATATCACCTGCAGTACCTGTTGTAAATAATGAATTTGAGAGCTTAAGAGCTATTTTTGAAACCTCTTTAGACCAAGAAATACACGTAACACAATCTATTTATAAGTGCTTTAAGAAAGCAAGAAGTGTAGATGATTTTGCTTCAGAAGTATTTTTACAATGGTTTGTATCGGAGCAAGTAGAAGAAGAAGATACTGTAAGAAGCATTTTAGATATTTTCGATTTAATGGGAGACATGCCATTAAAAATGATAGACGAACGTTTACCAACAGCGTAA
- a CDS encoding homogentisate 1,2-dioxygenase: MPFYHKLGEIPPKRHTQFRKKDGSLYYEQLFGTIGFDGMSTNSYHEYRPTMVKNIGKQYSVKPKIAKANNIQSYRFRGFQVPPENDYLNSRKIVLTNTDCNIILAAPKNATKDYFYKNTDADEVIFIHKGSGKLRTHLGNIDFKYGDYLVIPRGIIYKLDFDDENNRLFIIESYSPVYTPKRYRNYFGQLLEHAPFCERDIRRPYELETYKELGDFLIKVKKQGEIIEMTYASHPFDVVGYDGYNYPYAFSIHDFEPITGRIHQPPPVHQTFETNAFVICSFVPRLYDYHPNSIPAPYNHSNIDSDEVLYYVDGDFMSRNDIDQGHISLHPAGIPHGPHPGATERSIGHTATEELAVMVDTFKPLQVTEEAMKIADQEYYKSWLE, encoded by the coding sequence ATGCCTTTTTATCATAAACTCGGAGAAATTCCTCCTAAAAGACACACCCAATTTCGTAAAAAAGATGGTAGCTTGTACTACGAGCAACTCTTTGGTACTATTGGTTTTGATGGGATGTCTACCAATTCATATCACGAATACAGGCCAACTATGGTTAAAAATATTGGAAAGCAGTATTCTGTAAAACCAAAAATTGCAAAGGCAAATAATATTCAATCTTACCGCTTTCGCGGATTTCAAGTACCACCAGAAAATGACTATTTAAACAGTAGAAAAATTGTACTAACAAATACAGACTGTAATATTATTTTAGCGGCACCTAAAAATGCTACAAAAGATTATTTTTATAAAAATACCGATGCCGATGAAGTAATTTTCATTCACAAAGGATCTGGAAAGTTAAGAACTCATCTTGGAAATATAGATTTTAAATATGGAGATTATTTGGTAATTCCTAGAGGAATTATTTATAAATTAGATTTTGATGATGAAAACAATCGTCTGTTTATTATAGAATCATACTCTCCGGTATACACACCAAAAAGATATCGAAATTATTTTGGCCAACTTTTAGAGCATGCTCCTTTTTGTGAAAGAGATATTCGAAGACCTTACGAACTAGAAACTTACAAAGAGCTCGGAGATTTTTTAATAAAAGTTAAAAAACAAGGCGAAATTATAGAAATGACGTATGCTTCTCATCCTTTTGATGTAGTTGGTTATGATGGTTATAATTATCCGTATGCATTTTCTATACACGATTTTGAGCCAATAACTGGTCGTATACATCAACCACCACCAGTACATCAAACATTTGAAACCAACGCTTTTGTAATTTGTAGTTTTGTACCAAGACTTTACGATTATCACCCGAACTCTATACCAGCACCATATAATCATAGTAATATAGATTCTGATGAGGTTTTGTATTATGTAGATGGAGATTTTATGAGTAGAAATGATATCGACCAAGGTCATATTTCTTTGCATCCGGCAGGCATACCTCACGGCCCTCATCCTGGCGCTACAGAACGCAGTATTGGTCATACAGCAACCGAAGAGCTAGCAGTAATGGTAGATACTTTTAAGCCTTTGCAAGTTACGGAGGAAGCAATGAAAATTGCCGACCAAGAATATTACAAATCTTGGTTAGAATAA
- the hppD gene encoding 4-hydroxyphenylpyruvate dioxygenase, giving the protein MSKKEIKSVNYGLEKIFEGAQDFLPLLGTDYVEFYVGNAKQAAHFYKTAFGFQSHAYKGLETGSKDSVSYVLTQDKIKLMLTTPLNSKSPINNHIVKHGDGVKIIALWVEDAKKAYEETTSRGAKPYMKPTVEKDEFGEVVRAGIYTYGETVHLFVERKNYNGTFLPGFRKWESDYNPPSAGLKYIDHMVGNVGWNQMNVWVKWYEDVMGFENFLSFDDKQIHTEYSALMSKVMSNGNGRIKFPINEPAKAAKRSQIEEYLDFYEGAGVQHIAVATDDILKTVTQLKANGVEFLSTPPDEYYKAVPGRLEEFSHELKEDIEKLKRLGIMIDADEEGYLLQIFTKPVEDRPTLFFEIIQRMGARGFGAGNFKALFESIEREQEKRGTL; this is encoded by the coding sequence ATGAGTAAAAAAGAAATAAAATCAGTAAACTACGGTTTAGAAAAAATATTTGAAGGAGCACAAGACTTTTTACCTCTTTTAGGTACCGATTATGTAGAGTTTTATGTTGGGAATGCAAAGCAAGCTGCACATTTTTACAAAACAGCCTTTGGCTTTCAATCTCATGCCTATAAAGGTTTAGAAACAGGCTCAAAAGACTCGGTAAGTTATGTGTTAACACAAGACAAAATTAAGCTGATGTTAACTACGCCACTAAATAGCAAGTCTCCAATAAACAACCATATAGTAAAACATGGCGATGGCGTAAAAATTATAGCATTATGGGTAGAAGATGCAAAAAAAGCATATGAAGAAACCACTTCTAGAGGTGCAAAACCTTACATGAAACCTACTGTAGAAAAAGATGAGTTTGGAGAAGTTGTAAGAGCTGGAATTTATACATACGGCGAAACGGTTCATTTATTTGTGGAACGTAAAAATTATAATGGTACATTTTTACCTGGTTTTAGAAAATGGGAGTCAGACTATAATCCGCCATCAGCAGGGCTAAAATATATAGATCATATGGTAGGTAATGTGGGTTGGAATCAAATGAATGTTTGGGTAAAATGGTACGAAGATGTAATGGGTTTTGAGAACTTTTTATCTTTTGATGACAAACAAATTCATACAGAATATTCTGCTTTAATGAGTAAGGTAATGTCTAATGGAAATGGTAGAATTAAGTTTCCTATTAACGAACCTGCAAAGGCAGCAAAACGTTCTCAAATAGAAGAGTATCTAGATTTTTACGAGGGTGCTGGTGTGCAACATATAGCTGTAGCTACAGACGATATTTTAAAAACAGTAACACAATTAAAGGCAAATGGAGTAGAATTTTTATCGACTCCACCCGACGAATATTACAAGGCCGTTCCCGGAAGGCTAGAAGAATTTAGCCACGAATTAAAAGAAGATATTGAAAAATTAAAAAGACTAGGCATAATGATAGATGCCGATGAAGAGGGCTATTTGTTACAAATTTTTACCAAACCCGTAGAAGATAGACCCACACTGTTTTTTGAAATTATTCAAAGAATGGGAGCAAGAGGTTTTGGCGCAGGTAACTTTAAAGCCTTGTTTGAATCTATAGAAAGAGAACAAGAAAAAAGAGGAACCCTTTAA
- a CDS encoding tryptophan 2,3-dioxygenase family protein: MNREEILRAIEKKYETLGVPVDAMLEGLLWSTPITYWDYIQTDALLGLQTPRTTQPDEMVFIMYHQVNELLFKMVLWEIDQVAKSTAISADKFAMHLHRISNYFDMLCNSFSVMADGMEKEQYLKFRNTLTPASGFQSAQYRKIEFASTELINLIDARFRENIDQNSSFRNAYNHLYWQAAGKNYTTGQKSTLLHLFEKKYLGEFIDFMEDYNDINLSKKFKELPLEVQQNESLVKAMRHYDYTVNVKWVMAHYNAAGKYLGGKEKDLEATGGSSWRKYMHPKYQRRIFYPYLWSQEELKNWGTF, encoded by the coding sequence ATGAATAGAGAAGAAATATTAAGAGCGATAGAAAAAAAGTACGAAACTTTAGGGGTTCCGGTAGATGCCATGTTGGAAGGATTGTTGTGGAGTACGCCAATTACCTATTGGGATTATATACAAACTGATGCACTACTTGGTTTGCAAACTCCCAGAACTACACAGCCAGATGAAATGGTTTTTATCATGTATCATCAAGTAAATGAGTTGTTGTTTAAAATGGTATTATGGGAAATAGACCAAGTGGCAAAATCTACGGCTATTTCTGCAGATAAATTTGCAATGCATTTGCACAGAATTAGCAATTATTTTGATATGCTTTGTAACTCTTTTTCTGTAATGGCAGATGGTATGGAAAAAGAACAATACTTAAAATTTAGAAACACCTTAACACCAGCAAGTGGTTTTCAAAGTGCTCAATATCGTAAAATTGAGTTTGCCTCTACCGAGTTAATAAATCTAATAGACGCTCGTTTTAGAGAAAATATCGACCAGAACTCGTCTTTTAGAAATGCTTATAATCATTTGTATTGGCAGGCTGCAGGTAAAAATTATACTACCGGACAAAAATCGACATTATTACATCTTTTTGAGAAAAAATATCTTGGAGAGTTTATCGATTTTATGGAAGATTATAATGATATTAATCTCTCAAAAAAGTTTAAAGAACTTCCTTTAGAAGTTCAACAAAACGAGAGTTTAGTAAAAGCTATGCGTCATTATGATTATACTGTAAACGTAAAATGGGTAATGGCTCACTACAATGCCGCAGGTAAATATTTAGGAGGCAAAGAGAAAGATTTAGAGGCAACAGGTGGCAGTAGTTGGAGAAAGTATATGCATCCAAAATATCAAAGAAGAATTTTTTATCCGTATTTATGGAGTCAAGAGGAGCTAAAAAACTGGGGTACTTTTTAG
- a CDS encoding DUF3108 domain-containing protein, which translates to MKSLQLLLLFLSISFSLFSQSDKKAFKSGEYLRYKMSYSGFLRAGTATLEVKEKQLNGKKVLYSKGSGWTSGMIKWFFKVDDVYESFFDKDSVKPYLFKRKIDEGGYKKHRITTFNYNSNKAYVQDFLKQKDTAVPFFKVQDMLSSFYYLRNKNVKEMQQGDEIAIDMFLDSQIYPFKLRFLGKETLKTKFGYVKTLVFRPLVQSGRVFKAQESVTIWITDDANKIPIKLSASLAVGSLRAELETYRGLANTFAKF; encoded by the coding sequence ATGAAAAGTCTACAACTATTATTATTGTTTTTATCGATATCTTTTTCTCTTTTTAGTCAGAGCGATAAGAAAGCGTTTAAAAGCGGAGAATATTTACGCTATAAGATGAGCTATAGTGGTTTTTTAAGAGCAGGTACCGCAACTTTAGAGGTTAAAGAAAAGCAGTTAAACGGTAAAAAAGTACTTTATTCTAAAGGATCTGGTTGGACTTCTGGAATGATAAAATGGTTTTTTAAAGTAGACGATGTATATGAGAGTTTTTTTGATAAAGATAGTGTAAAACCCTATTTATTTAAAAGGAAAATAGACGAAGGTGGCTATAAAAAACATAGAATAACTACCTTTAATTACAACTCTAACAAAGCATATGTTCAAGATTTTTTAAAACAAAAAGATACAGCAGTTCCTTTTTTTAAAGTTCAAGACATGCTCTCTTCTTTTTACTATCTAAGAAATAAAAATGTAAAAGAAATGCAGCAAGGAGATGAAATAGCCATAGACATGTTTTTAGATTCTCAAATTTATCCCTTTAAACTACGTTTTTTAGGCAAAGAAACTTTAAAAACAAAATTTGGTTATGTTAAAACCCTTGTTTTTAGACCGTTAGTTCAGTCTGGTAGGGTTTTTAAAGCACAAGAAAGTGTAACAATCTGGATAACTGATGATGCCAATAAAATACCAATTAAATTAAGTGCATCTTTAGCTGTTGGTTCTTTAAGAGCAGAGTTAGAAACCTACAGAGGATTGGCAAATACATTTGCTAAATTTTAA
- a CDS encoding peptidoglycan DD-metalloendopeptidase family protein produces the protein MKKTIYLLSLLFTFFACSKDDKTPKSTKKIIPKPIYKYGYKVADYKVIVDTIKSGESFGEIMDRHHVAYPTINKIATEVKDIFDVRRIRAGKPYVILASKDSLEQAKVFIYKNDKINATVLDFKDSIVKAHVYVQPIKKQERVVQGKIYSNLSNTMDSLGLSPNLTWAVADIYAWTLDFGKLQKGDSFKVVFEEKFIKDSLFAGYGDIKSAVFNHNGQNLYAFRFVADSINNIPEYYDEKGNMLRSQFLKSPIKFQYRISSRYNLKRKIAYYGNRVKPHKGTDFAANIGTPIIATASGTVTESRRRGGNGNYVKIRHNGTYETQYLHMRKRKVKKGDYVKQGDVIGTVGMTGNTGGPHVCYRFWKNGRQVDPLSPKTKLPEAEPLKASLKPTFLAFIKPLKLQLDHAKIQVEKPATIKKATEKIKL, from the coding sequence TTGAAAAAAACAATCTACTTACTTTCACTTTTATTTACGTTTTTTGCTTGTTCAAAAGACGATAAAACACCAAAATCTACTAAAAAAATAATACCAAAACCTATTTATAAATATGGGTATAAAGTAGCAGACTATAAAGTTATTGTAGATACTATAAAAAGTGGAGAAAGTTTTGGAGAAATTATGGATAGGCACCACGTAGCATATCCTACCATAAATAAAATTGCTACAGAAGTAAAAGATATTTTTGATGTTAGAAGAATTAGAGCCGGAAAGCCTTACGTTATATTGGCCAGTAAAGACTCTCTAGAGCAGGCAAAAGTTTTTATTTATAAGAATGATAAAATAAATGCTACGGTATTAGATTTTAAAGATTCTATAGTTAAGGCACACGTGTATGTTCAGCCAATTAAAAAGCAAGAAAGAGTAGTACAGGGTAAAATATATTCGAATCTTTCAAATACTATGGATAGCTTGGGTCTGTCGCCTAATTTAACATGGGCAGTTGCAGATATTTATGCTTGGACTTTAGATTTTGGTAAACTTCAAAAAGGTGATTCTTTTAAGGTAGTTTTTGAAGAAAAGTTTATTAAAGATTCTTTGTTTGCAGGTTATGGCGATATTAAATCTGCAGTGTTTAACCATAATGGTCAAAATTTATATGCCTTTCGTTTTGTGGCAGATTCTATAAATAATATTCCCGAATATTATGATGAAAAGGGAAATATGCTTCGAAGTCAGTTTTTAAAATCACCTATAAAGTTTCAATATAGAATATCTTCAAGATACAATTTAAAAAGAAAAATTGCGTATTATGGAAATCGTGTAAAGCCACATAAAGGGACCGATTTTGCAGCAAATATAGGTACTCCAATTATTGCCACAGCAAGCGGTACGGTTACGGAATCTCGACGAAGAGGAGGAAATGGTAATTATGTAAAAATTAGACATAACGGCACTTACGAAACGCAGTATTTACACATGCGAAAGCGAAAGGTAAAAAAAGGAGATTATGTAAAGCAAGGAGATGTTATTGGAACCGTTGGAATGACTGGTAACACTGGCGGGCCTCATGTATGTTACCGTTTTTGGAAAAACGGCAGACAAGTAGATCCTTTAAGTCCGAAAACAAAATTACCCGAAGCAGAGCCTTTAAAAGCAAGCCTAAAACCTACATTTTTAGCGTTTATTAAACCGTTAAAACTTCAATTAGACCATGCCAAAATTCAGGTAGAAAAACCAGCAACTATTAAAAAAGCAACCGAAAAAATTAAACTATAA
- the pgi gene encoding glucose-6-phosphate isomerase — MALKNTNPTQTKAWEKLSNHFQEQKNIQIKELCKQENRKEDFSIEFDDLLVDFSKNRITKETLSLLVELANEVDLKDAIEKQFTGEIINVTEGREVLHTALRSTSETPVLVAGKNVKPQIQTALRKIRSFSNKVISGKWKGYTGKPITDIVNIGIGGSDLGPDMIVESLQFYKNHLTTHFVSNVDGDHVSEVIKKLNPETTLFVIVSKTFTTQETISNAETIKNWFLKSATIFDIPKHFVAVSTNLEAIDNFGIDKANVFPMWNWVGGRFSLWSAVGLSISLSVGFDNYRALLDGAEEMDLHYRNTDFDKNIPVILALLSIWYNNFYGAETEAVLPYTQYLKKLPDYLQQAIMESNGKGVDRNGNPVNYQTGTIVWGSTGTNMQHAFMQLVHQGTKLIPADFIGYEESLYGLTDHHKKLMANYYAQMDALAFGKTKEEVHLELKFSGDEAKIATLLPFKVFEGNRPSNAILFKKLTPKSLGKLVAMYEHKIFTQGILWNIYSYDQFGVELGKELAKKLLNK; from the coding sequence ATGGCTTTAAAAAATACGAACCCTACACAAACAAAAGCTTGGGAAAAGCTTTCGAACCATTTTCAAGAGCAAAAAAATATTCAAATAAAAGAACTGTGTAAACAAGAAAATAGAAAGGAAGATTTTTCTATTGAGTTTGATGATTTATTGGTAGATTTTTCTAAAAACAGAATTACCAAAGAAACACTTTCTTTATTAGTAGAATTAGCAAATGAAGTAGATTTAAAAGACGCTATAGAGAAACAATTCACAGGAGAAATTATTAATGTAACCGAAGGGAGAGAAGTACTTCATACTGCGTTAAGAAGCACAAGTGAAACACCTGTTTTAGTAGCTGGTAAAAATGTAAAACCACAAATACAAACAGCTTTAAGAAAAATAAGAAGCTTTAGTAACAAAGTAATATCTGGTAAATGGAAAGGGTACACAGGAAAACCAATTACAGATATTGTTAATATTGGTATTGGAGGTTCTGACCTAGGACCAGATATGATTGTAGAGTCTTTACAATTTTATAAAAATCATTTAACTACACATTTTGTTTCGAATGTAGATGGAGACCATGTATCTGAAGTGATAAAAAAACTGAATCCAGAAACTACATTATTTGTTATTGTATCTAAAACATTTACAACACAAGAAACCATAAGCAATGCAGAAACCATAAAAAATTGGTTTTTAAAATCCGCGACCATTTTTGATATTCCTAAGCACTTTGTTGCCGTTTCTACAAATTTAGAGGCAATAGATAATTTCGGAATCGATAAAGCAAATGTTTTTCCAATGTGGAACTGGGTTGGTGGTCGTTTCTCACTTTGGTCTGCTGTTGGGTTGTCTATTAGTTTATCTGTAGGGTTCGACAATTACAGAGCTTTATTAGACGGTGCCGAAGAAATGGATTTACATTATAGAAATACCGATTTCGATAAAAACATTCCAGTAATTTTAGCTTTATTAAGCATTTGGTATAATAATTTTTATGGAGCAGAAACAGAAGCTGTTTTACCATACACGCAATATTTAAAAAAATTACCAGATTATTTACAACAAGCCATTATGGAAAGTAATGGAAAAGGAGTAGATAGAAACGGAAACCCAGTAAACTACCAAACAGGAACCATAGTTTGGGGAAGCACTGGAACAAATATGCAACATGCATTTATGCAGCTGGTACACCAAGGAACCAAGTTAATTCCTGCAGATTTTATTGGTTATGAAGAATCTTTGTACGGATTAACAGATCATCATAAAAAATTAATGGCCAATTATTACGCACAAATGGATGCTTTAGCTTTTGGTAAAACAAAAGAAGAAGTGCATTTAGAGTTAAAATTTTCTGGTGATGAAGCTAAAATTGCTACCCTTTTACCTTTCAAAGTATTTGAAGGAAATAGACCAAGTAATGCAATTTTATTTAAAAAATTAACACCAAAATCTCTAGGGAAGTTAGTAGCTATGTACGAGCATAAAATTTTTACACAAGGTATTTTATGGAATATTTATAGTTACGATCAATTTGGAGTAGAATTAGGTAAGGAACTGGCAAAAAAATTATTAAACAAGTAG